A single window of Neisseria sp. KEM232 DNA harbors:
- the trpA gene encoding tryptophan synthase subunit alpha — MNRITAAFERLNGKKALIPYITAGDPSPAVTLELMHSLAAAGADIIELGVPFSDPMADGPVIQRAAERALAQGVSLTGVLDIVRRFRESDKNTPVVLMGYLNPVHKMGYAEFARAAAEAGVDGVLTVDSPIETVTPLQTALKAHGLETIFLIAPTTAEERVKEIAKLAGGFVYYVSLKGVTGSAALDTADVAEKLAVLRRHISLPVGVGFGISDAQSAQQIAAVADAVIVGSRIVREIEANPGCEAEAVGALVQELKAAVKAV, encoded by the coding sequence ATGAACAGAATCACCGCCGCCTTTGAGCGCCTGAACGGCAAAAAAGCCCTTATCCCCTACATCACCGCCGGCGACCCCTCGCCCGCCGTCACGCTCGAACTGATGCACAGCCTCGCCGCCGCCGGTGCGGACATCATCGAGCTGGGCGTACCCTTTTCCGACCCGATGGCCGACGGCCCGGTTATCCAGCGTGCCGCCGAACGCGCCCTCGCGCAGGGCGTGTCGCTCACCGGCGTGCTCGACATCGTGCGCCGCTTCCGCGAAAGCGACAAAAACACCCCCGTCGTGCTGATGGGCTATCTCAACCCCGTGCACAAAATGGGTTACGCCGAATTCGCCCGCGCCGCCGCCGAAGCGGGCGTCGACGGCGTGCTGACGGTAGACAGCCCCATCGAAACCGTCACCCCCCTACAAACCGCGCTCAAAGCGCACGGCTTGGAAACCATCTTCCTCATCGCCCCCACCACCGCCGAAGAGCGCGTTAAAGAAATCGCCAAACTGGCGGGCGGCTTCGTGTATTACGTTTCCCTCAAAGGCGTCACCGGCTCGGCCGCGCTCGACACCGCCGACGTCGCCGAAAAACTCGCCGTCCTGCGCCGCCACATCAGCCTGCCCGTCGGCGTCGGCTTCGGCATTTCCGACGCACAAAGCGCGCAGCAGATTGCTGCCGTGGCCGACGCCGTTATCGTCGGCAGCCGCATTGTCAGGGAAATCGAGGCCAACCCCGGCTGCGAAGCCGAAGCCGTCGGCGCCCTGGTGCAGGAGTTGAAAGCGGCGGTTAAGGCCGTCTGA
- the accD gene encoding acetyl-CoA carboxylase, carboxyltransferase subunit beta — translation MSWLDKILPPKIKREGKSESAVPEGLWHKCPACAATVYTTDLVQNDKVCPKCGHHNAMGARERLNLLLDEEGREEIGADVKPTDILKFKDSKKYPERLSAAKKTTGEDDAIVVMKGRLNGLPVVVAAFEFRFIGGSMGSVVGERFVQGVRRAAADGCSFICVSASGGARMQEGLNSLMQMTKTSAALHLLTEKGLPFISVLTDPTMGGVSASFAFLGDIVMAEPGALIGFAGPRVIEQTVRETLPEGFQRAEFLLEKGAIDQITDRREMKARLAELITLLRREPSAA, via the coding sequence ATGAGCTGGCTAGACAAAATCCTCCCGCCGAAAATCAAACGCGAAGGCAAAAGCGAATCGGCCGTGCCCGAAGGCCTGTGGCACAAATGCCCCGCCTGCGCCGCCACGGTGTACACCACCGATCTGGTGCAGAACGACAAAGTCTGCCCCAAATGCGGCCACCACAACGCCATGGGCGCGCGCGAGCGGCTGAACCTGCTGCTGGACGAAGAAGGCCGCGAGGAAATCGGCGCCGACGTGAAGCCCACCGACATCCTCAAATTCAAAGACAGCAAAAAATACCCCGAACGCCTCAGCGCCGCCAAAAAAACCACCGGCGAAGACGACGCGATAGTGGTGATGAAAGGCCGTCTGAACGGCCTGCCCGTTGTCGTTGCCGCCTTCGAATTCCGCTTTATCGGCGGCTCGATGGGCTCGGTGGTCGGTGAGCGCTTCGTTCAGGGCGTACGCCGCGCCGCCGCCGACGGCTGCTCCTTTATCTGCGTGTCCGCATCGGGCGGCGCGCGCATGCAGGAGGGACTGAACTCGCTGATGCAGATGACCAAAACCAGCGCCGCCCTGCACCTGCTCACAGAAAAAGGCCTGCCCTTCATCTCCGTGCTCACCGACCCGACCATGGGCGGCGTGTCGGCCAGCTTCGCCTTTTTGGGCGACATCGTGATGGCCGAACCGGGCGCGCTGATCGGTTTCGCCGGCCCGCGCGTTATCGAACAGACCGTGCGCGAAACCCTGCCCGAAGGTTTCCAGCGTGCCGAATTTTTGCTGGAAAAAGGCGCAATCGACCAAATCACCGACCGCCGCGAAATGAAAGCGCGTCTGGCCGAACTGATTACCCTGCTGCGCCGCGAACCCTCCGCCGCATAA
- a CDS encoding ferredoxin--NADP reductase, with product MAASPEAKFTEETVLWVKHHTPKLITFAISRPESYRFAAGQFSRLGFYDGEGYIWRAYSVVSAEYADTLEYFAVLIQGGPMSARFARMKAGDTILLDKAATGFLLPERFADGRELVMLCTGSGIAPFLSILEQPEVWQRFDRLVLTHSVSHADELIFNGRIAALREHPLVGEHAARLTFIPVLTRETSGARLYKRLPELLKNGELAEAAGFPFTQENTRFMLCGNPEMVKDTFQALLGMGFSMHRNRIPGQILMENGF from the coding sequence ATGGCCGCCTCCCCCGAAGCCAAATTCACCGAAGAAACCGTCTTGTGGGTCAAACACCATACGCCCAAACTCATCACCTTCGCTATCAGCCGTCCCGAATCCTACCGCTTTGCCGCCGGGCAATTCTCCCGCCTCGGCTTCTACGACGGCGAAGGCTATATCTGGCGCGCCTATTCCGTAGTGTCTGCCGAATACGCCGACACGCTGGAATATTTCGCCGTACTGATACAGGGCGGGCCGATGTCGGCCAGATTCGCCCGAATGAAAGCGGGCGACACCATCCTGCTCGACAAAGCCGCCACCGGCTTCCTGCTGCCCGAACGCTTCGCCGACGGCCGAGAACTCGTCATGCTGTGCACCGGCTCGGGCATCGCCCCCTTCCTCTCCATCCTCGAACAGCCCGAAGTCTGGCAGCGCTTCGACCGCCTCGTGCTGACGCATTCCGTGTCCCACGCCGACGAGCTGATTTTCAACGGCCGCATCGCCGCCCTACGCGAACACCCGCTGGTGGGCGAACACGCCGCCCGCCTCACCTTCATCCCCGTGCTCACCCGCGAAACCAGCGGCGCCAGGCTCTACAAACGCCTGCCCGAGCTGCTGAAAAACGGAGAACTCGCCGAAGCCGCCGGTTTCCCCTTCACCCAAGAAAACACCCGCTTCATGCTCTGCGGCAACCCCGAAATGGTGAAAGACACCTTCCAAGCCCTGCTGGGCATGGGGTTTTCCATGCACCGCAACCGCATCCCCGGCCAGATTCTGATGGAAAACGGCTTCTAA
- the tig gene encoding trigger factor → MSVTLEKLENLERRAVLSLPWADINAECDKRLKQTARRARIDGFRPGKAPLGMIQSMYGASIQNDVMNELAQKVFFDTAVAEGWKIAGMPRLEGVEGQDDKENFLFSGVFEVFPEVKIGDLSAQEVEKVTAAVTDAEVDKTIDILRQQRTRFNHTDRAAQNGDRVIIDFAGKIGGEPFAGGSAENYAFVLGQGQMLPEFEAGVEGLKEGESKDVEVNFPEDYHGKEVAGKTAVFTITVRNVAEPVLPEIDEQFAKALGIADGSIDTMRAEVKKNVEREVKRRIDSQNKEAAMDALLAVSDLLVPNALVNDEAARMAAEMKQNFINQGMADAKNLDLPLDMFKEQAERRVKLGLILAEVVQANGLEPKPEQIDAVVADFADSYEDPQEVIDWYHADKSRLEGPTSLAVEANVTDFVLGKAKVSEKVLSFDEVMGNRA, encoded by the coding sequence ATGAGCGTAACTTTAGAAAAACTGGAAAACTTGGAACGCAGAGCGGTTCTGTCCCTGCCTTGGGCCGACATCAACGCCGAATGCGACAAGCGCCTGAAACAGACCGCGCGCCGCGCCCGCATCGACGGCTTCCGTCCCGGCAAAGCGCCGCTGGGCATGATTCAGTCCATGTACGGCGCAAGCATCCAAAACGACGTGATGAACGAGCTGGCGCAGAAAGTGTTTTTCGACACAGCCGTAGCCGAAGGCTGGAAAATCGCCGGCATGCCGCGCCTTGAAGGCGTCGAAGGCCAAGACGACAAAGAAAACTTCCTGTTTTCCGGCGTATTCGAAGTATTCCCCGAAGTGAAAATCGGCGACCTGTCGGCACAGGAAGTGGAAAAAGTCACCGCCGCCGTTACCGACGCCGAAGTAGACAAAACCATCGACATCCTGCGCCAGCAGCGCACCCGCTTCAACCACACCGACCGCGCCGCGCAAAACGGCGACCGCGTCATCATCGACTTTGCCGGCAAAATCGGCGGCGAACCCTTCGCCGGCGGCTCGGCCGAAAACTACGCTTTCGTACTGGGTCAGGGACAGATGCTGCCCGAATTCGAAGCAGGCGTGGAAGGCCTGAAAGAAGGCGAAAGCAAAGACGTGGAAGTCAACTTCCCCGAGGACTACCACGGCAAAGAAGTTGCCGGCAAAACCGCCGTCTTCACCATCACCGTGCGCAACGTCGCCGAGCCCGTGCTGCCCGAAATCGACGAACAATTCGCCAAAGCGCTGGGCATCGCCGACGGCAGCATCGACACCATGCGTGCCGAAGTGAAGAAAAACGTAGAACGCGAAGTGAAACGCCGCATCGACAGTCAGAACAAAGAAGCCGCGATGGATGCCCTGCTCGCCGTTTCCGACCTGCTCGTCCCCAACGCGCTGGTAAACGACGAAGCCGCCCGCATGGCCGCCGAAATGAAACAGAACTTCATCAACCAGGGCATGGCCGACGCGAAAAACCTCGACCTGCCCCTCGACATGTTCAAAGAGCAGGCCGAACGCCGCGTGAAACTCGGCCTGATTTTGGCCGAAGTGGTGCAGGCCAACGGCCTCGAACCGAAGCCCGAGCAGATTGACGCCGTTGTCGCCGATTTTGCCGACAGCTACGAAGATCCGCAGGAAGTCATCGACTGGTACCACGCCGACAAGAGCCGCCTCGAAGGCCCGACCTCGCTGGCCGTCGAAGCCAACGTCACCGACTTCGTGCTGGGCAAAGCCAAAGTCAGCGAAAAAGTCCTGTCTTTCGACGAAGTCATGGGCAACCGCGCCTGA
- the clpP gene encoding ATP-dependent Clp endopeptidase proteolytic subunit ClpP — MFPEIGNNTLIPTVIEQSGRGERAFDIYSRLLKERIIFLVGPVNDDTANLVVAQMLFLESENPDKDIFLYINSPGGSVTAGMSVFDTMNFIKPDVSTLCLGQAASMGAFLLSAGAKGKRFALPNSRIMIHQPLISGGLGGQASDIEIHARELIKIKQKLNEFLAKHTGQPLEKIERDTDRDNFMSADAAQEYGLIDQVIATREDAAKAASK, encoded by the coding sequence ATGTTTCCCGAAATAGGCAACAACACCCTCATCCCCACCGTAATCGAACAGAGCGGACGCGGCGAGCGCGCCTTCGACATCTACTCCCGCCTGCTCAAAGAGCGCATCATCTTCCTCGTCGGCCCCGTCAACGACGACACCGCCAACCTCGTCGTCGCGCAAATGCTGTTCCTCGAAAGCGAAAACCCCGACAAAGACATCTTCTTATATATCAACTCCCCCGGCGGCTCGGTCACCGCGGGCATGTCCGTTTTCGACACCATGAACTTCATCAAGCCCGATGTCTCCACCCTCTGCCTCGGTCAGGCCGCCAGCATGGGCGCGTTCCTCCTGTCTGCCGGCGCGAAAGGCAAGCGCTTCGCCCTGCCCAACAGCCGCATCATGATCCACCAGCCCCTTATCAGCGGCGGACTGGGCGGACAAGCCTCCGACATCGAAATCCACGCCCGCGAGCTGATTAAAATCAAGCAGAAACTGAACGAATTTCTTGCCAAACACACCGGCCAGCCGCTGGAAAAAATCGAGCGCGACACCGACCGCGACAACTTCATGTCCGCCGACGCCGCCCAAGAATACGGCCTGATCGACCAAGTCATCGCCACCCGCGAAGACGCCGCCAAAGCCGCGTCCAAATAA
- a CDS encoding lytic transglycosylase domain-containing protein: MNRHAPDTLRRRLLLAGSAALLAPRALLAGAQREETLSDDVASVMRTSVNNVNPARLVFANPRDGERWLADMSGRLARFLPDEAARRRILINVQYETTRAGLDTQLILGLIEVESGFRQYAISNVGAKGLMQVMPFWQRYIGKPDHNLFDIRTNLRYGCTILRHYNNIENGNITRALARFNGSLGSSKYSNAVIGAWRNRWQWA, from the coding sequence ATGAACAGACACGCCCCCGACACCCTGCGCCGACGCCTGCTGCTGGCCGGCAGCGCCGCCCTCCTCGCCCCGCGCGCCCTCCTGGCAGGCGCCCAGCGCGAAGAAACCCTGTCCGACGACGTCGCCTCCGTCATGCGCACCTCCGTCAACAACGTCAACCCCGCCCGCCTCGTCTTCGCCAACCCGCGCGACGGCGAACGCTGGCTGGCCGACATGTCCGGCCGCCTCGCCCGCTTTCTGCCCGACGAAGCCGCCCGCCGCCGCATCCTCATCAACGTCCAGTACGAAACCACCCGCGCCGGCCTCGACACCCAGCTCATCCTCGGCCTGATCGAAGTCGAAAGCGGCTTCCGCCAATACGCCATCAGCAACGTCGGCGCCAAAGGCCTGATGCAGGTCATGCCCTTCTGGCAGCGCTACATCGGCAAACCCGACCACAACCTCTTCGACATCCGCACCAACCTGCGCTACGGCTGCACCATCCTGCGCCACTACAACAACATCGAAAACGGCAACATCACCCGCGCACTCGCCCGCTTCAACGGCAGCCTCGGCAGCAGCAAATACTCCAACGCCGTTATCGGCGCCTGGCGCAACCGCTGGCAATGGGCATAA
- a CDS encoding DUF4190 domain-containing protein, with protein MNDFTNPNQPTPEQNPRYYQAPPKPNNGTNGLAIASLVCALFGWFIPIILAIAAVTCGHIARSQIRRNGQGGAGIALAGLIMGYIQIAIMGLGIAAAIALPAYQDYVVRARMVKADAYIAPIRSELEKRAAAANDEEAEPAPIETAEPGMSEYWQEVYIDKGVLYARLSNASFWPGSLNGNTIVFTPQTENGRTVWHCAFAKEARNSYLPRACNTDNPQ; from the coding sequence ATGAACGACTTCACCAACCCCAACCAACCAACGCCCGAACAAAACCCCCGCTACTACCAAGCGCCGCCCAAGCCGAACAACGGCACCAACGGACTCGCCATTGCCTCACTCGTCTGCGCCCTGTTCGGCTGGTTCATCCCCATCATCCTCGCCATCGCCGCCGTTACCTGCGGCCACATCGCCCGCAGCCAAATCCGCCGCAACGGCCAAGGCGGCGCAGGCATCGCGCTGGCCGGCCTCATCATGGGCTACATCCAAATCGCCATCATGGGACTCGGCATCGCCGCCGCCATCGCCCTGCCCGCCTACCAAGACTACGTCGTCCGCGCCAGAATGGTCAAAGCCGACGCCTACATCGCCCCCATACGCAGCGAACTGGAAAAGCGTGCCGCCGCAGCAAACGACGAAGAAGCTGAGCCCGCCCCCATCGAAACGGCCGAACCCGGCATGTCGGAATACTGGCAGGAAGTCTACATCGACAAAGGCGTCCTCTACGCCCGACTGAGCAACGCATCCTTCTGGCCCGGTTCGCTGAACGGCAACACCATCGTCTTCACGCCGCAAACCGAAAACGGCCGCACCGTATGGCACTGCGCCTTCGCCAAAGAAGCCCGCAACAGCTACCTGCCGCGCGCCTGCAACACCGACAACCCGCAATAA
- a CDS encoding helix-turn-helix transcriptional regulator, whose amino-acid sequence MRNAEHVAEMLKLMAHPHRLMILCLLAESERNVTELVEAIGVNQTAVSNHLSKLRSAGIIDYTRYHRVLQYRLCSPEARTILDVVGGLCLNRCPHAEAENAAATPAE is encoded by the coding sequence ATGCGCAATGCCGAACACGTTGCCGAAATGCTCAAACTGATGGCGCACCCCCACCGCCTGATGATTCTCTGCCTGCTGGCCGAAAGCGAGCGCAACGTCACCGAGCTGGTCGAAGCCATCGGCGTCAACCAAACCGCCGTCTCCAACCATCTCTCCAAACTGCGCAGCGCCGGCATCATCGACTACACCCGCTACCACCGCGTACTGCAATACCGCCTCTGCTCGCCCGAAGCGCGCACCATCCTCGACGTCGTCGGCGGCCTCTGCCTCAACCGCTGTCCGCATGCCGAAGCGGAAAACGCCGCCGCAACGCCTGCCGAATAA
- the xth gene encoding exodeoxyribonuclease III, with amino-acid sequence MKTATWNVNSLNVRLPQVQNWLAEHQPDILALQELKLDQDKFPAAALKMMGWHAVWSGQKTYNGVAIISRHEPQDVHTGLPALPDDPQRRVIAATINGVRVINAYCVNGEAPDSPKFQYKKEWFASLTEFVRGEIARHEKLILLGDFNIAPADQDCYDPEKWRDKILCTDEERGWFQTLLDLGLTDALRQVRPEGACYTWFDYRGAMFQRGLGLRIDHLLITPALAAALQNVQVDLDARAQERPSDHAPVWAEFAL; translated from the coding sequence ATGAAAACCGCCACCTGGAACGTCAACTCCCTCAACGTCCGCCTGCCGCAGGTACAAAACTGGCTGGCCGAACACCAGCCCGACATCCTCGCTTTGCAGGAACTCAAACTCGACCAAGACAAATTCCCTGCCGCCGCGCTCAAAATGATGGGCTGGCACGCCGTATGGAGCGGTCAGAAAACCTACAACGGCGTCGCCATCATCAGCCGCCACGAACCGCAAGACGTACACACCGGCCTGCCCGCGCTGCCCGACGACCCGCAGCGGCGCGTCATCGCCGCCACCATCAACGGCGTGCGCGTCATCAACGCCTACTGCGTCAACGGCGAAGCCCCCGACAGCCCAAAATTCCAATATAAAAAAGAATGGTTTGCTTCACTCACCGAATTTGTGCGCGGCGAAATCGCCCGCCACGAAAAACTCATCCTGCTCGGCGACTTCAACATCGCCCCCGCCGACCAAGACTGTTACGACCCCGAAAAATGGCGCGACAAAATCCTCTGCACCGATGAAGAGCGCGGCTGGTTCCAAACCCTGCTCGATTTGGGACTGACCGACGCGCTGCGCCAAGTCCGTCCCGAAGGCGCGTGTTACACCTGGTTCGACTATCGCGGCGCAATGTTCCAGCGCGGCTTGGGGCTGCGCATCGACCACCTCCTGATTACCCCCGCACTTGCCGCCGCATTGCAAAACGTACAAGTCGATCTCGACGCCCGCGCCCAAGAACGCCCTAGCGACCATGCGCCCGTATGGGCGGAATTTGCTTTGTAA
- a CDS encoding TonB-dependent receptor domain-containing protein, producing MGGVVNIRTKGVSKELHGSVGLFYDQPASGTQQGNTRRANFALSGPIIQDKLGFRLYGSLNKTNPDAFDINDSVKSSRTALSAGREGVRNRDIAGRLTWNITPEQRLMFDATYSRQGNIYNGDTQNSNVLVPAVQKVAPLLLGTETAKIYRQSYTLTHNGIWDWGETESYVGFDKTVNSHLPEGLLGSTEGAYNSTSGFADSVLKNYRFGTKADLPFGRHTVTVGAEANRSVLDDSLSMTATARAYGQIPWLAANGRSGKASQNNYALYAEDNISLNEGRTYLIPGLRWDYNTAFGSVFSPSFNFSHAVNGNWKIKGGIARAFKAPNLYQTQENYLLINASNGCPIDSHNHWNNPNAQNATSGSGTAADPYKNANPGGYDWGRACYFLGNSNIKPETSLNKEIGFEFKKDGYLASLAFFHNNYKNRIVDEGNYVGTVNGPAGGYDREIRSDNTPGGTPVYRNYTTTPVYRWGNGGSAVLAGLEGNVTLPLVRDKLTWSTNFTYMSRNKEKRHDNPVSIVPKYTINSTLNWQITPAWDANAVYTYYGRQQTRSNPVRFMDVIYTNGQSVVSKYELGSYGVFGFNVGYNWKERISVRAGVNNLFDKTVLRTAGTARTYNERRRSYYMSMRYSF from the coding sequence ATGGGCGGCGTGGTCAATATCCGCACCAAAGGCGTGAGCAAAGAGCTGCACGGCAGCGTCGGCCTGTTTTACGACCAACCCGCCAGCGGCACGCAGCAGGGCAACACCCGCCGCGCCAACTTCGCGCTCAGCGGCCCGATTATCCAAGACAAACTGGGCTTCCGCCTCTACGGCAGCCTGAACAAAACCAATCCCGATGCGTTCGACATCAACGACAGCGTCAAATCCTCGCGCACCGCCCTCTCCGCCGGCCGCGAAGGCGTGCGCAACCGCGACATCGCCGGCCGCTTAACTTGGAACATCACGCCCGAGCAACGCTTAATGTTCGATGCCACATACAGCCGCCAGGGCAATATCTACAACGGCGACACGCAAAACAGCAACGTACTTGTACCCGCCGTGCAAAAAGTCGCGCCCCTGCTGCTGGGCACGGAAACCGCCAAAATCTACCGCCAAAGCTACACGCTGACCCACAACGGCATTTGGGATTGGGGCGAAACCGAGAGCTATGTGGGCTTTGACAAAACCGTCAACAGCCACCTGCCCGAGGGCCTGCTCGGCAGCACCGAAGGCGCCTACAACAGCACCAGCGGCTTTGCCGACAGCGTGCTGAAAAACTACCGCTTCGGCACCAAAGCCGACCTGCCCTTCGGCCGCCACACCGTAACCGTCGGCGCGGAAGCCAACCGCTCCGTGCTCGACGACTCCCTCTCCATGACCGCCACCGCCCGCGCCTACGGCCAAATCCCGTGGCTGGCCGCCAACGGCCGCAGCGGCAAAGCCTCGCAGAACAATTACGCGCTTTATGCCGAAGACAACATCTCGCTCAACGAAGGCCGAACCTACCTCATTCCCGGCCTGCGCTGGGACTATAACACCGCCTTCGGCTCGGTATTTTCCCCCTCGTTCAACTTCTCGCACGCAGTGAACGGCAACTGGAAAATCAAAGGCGGCATCGCCCGTGCATTCAAAGCGCCCAACCTGTACCAGACCCAGGAAAACTACCTGCTGATCAACGCCAGCAACGGCTGCCCCATCGACAGCCACAACCACTGGAACAACCCCAACGCCCAAAACGCCACCAGCGGCTCGGGCACAGCGGCCGACCCCTACAAAAACGCCAACCCCGGCGGCTACGACTGGGGACGCGCCTGCTACTTCTTGGGCAACAGCAACATCAAACCCGAAACCAGCCTGAACAAGGAAATCGGTTTCGAGTTCAAAAAAGACGGCTACCTCGCCTCACTGGCCTTCTTCCACAACAACTACAAAAACCGCATTGTTGACGAAGGCAACTACGTCGGCACCGTCAACGGCCCCGCAGGCGGCTACGACCGTGAAATCCGCTCCGACAACACCCCCGGCGGCACCCCCGTTTACCGCAACTACACCACCACCCCCGTTTACCGCTGGGGCAACGGCGGCAGCGCGGTACTCGCCGGCCTGGAAGGCAACGTTACCCTGCCGCTCGTGCGCGACAAGCTCACCTGGTCGACCAACTTCACCTACATGAGCCGCAACAAAGAAAAACGCCACGACAACCCCGTCTCCATCGTGCCCAAATACACCATCAACAGCACGCTTAACTGGCAAATCACCCCCGCATGGGACGCAAACGCCGTGTACACCTACTACGGCCGCCAGCAAACCCGCAGCAACCCCGTGCGCTTTATGGACGTGATCTACACCAACGGCCAAAGCGTCGTCAGCAAATACGAGCTCGGCAGCTACGGCGTTTTCGGCTTCAACGTCGGTTATAACTGGAAAGAGCGCATCAGCGTGCGTGCAGGCGTGAACAACCTGTTCGACAAAACCGTCCTGCGCACCGCCGGCACCGCCCGCACCTACAACGAGCGCCGCCGAAGCTATTACATGAGTATGCGTTATTCGTTCTGA
- a CDS encoding ABC transporter ATP-binding protein, producing MLQIQNIHYAYHARAVLQGVNLELPAGTLLSLLGRNGAGKSTLLNCISGLFKPQQGRALLDGRDTAQLNPRETARSIAYVSQNAPQTYRYTVLDYVLLGRAARLPLYAKPAEADYAVAEAALEKLGITHLAQKIYMETSGGEKQLANIARALAQEPRVILFEEPTSALDYGNAAAILSLMADLAEAGYTVVNTTHNPEHPLLLHGRHPQSQTALLLADGTVQSGNTADILTQDALQELYQTDLRLLDIPGWSRRVCALAPLPPKTGQ from the coding sequence ATGCTCCAAATCCAAAACATCCACTACGCCTATCACGCCCGCGCCGTGCTCCAAGGCGTGAATCTCGAGCTGCCTGCCGGCACGCTGCTCTCGCTGCTCGGGCGCAACGGCGCGGGCAAATCCACCCTGCTCAACTGCATCAGCGGCCTGTTTAAGCCGCAGCAGGGCCGCGCGCTGCTCGACGGGCGCGACACCGCCCAACTCAACCCGCGCGAAACCGCCCGCAGCATCGCCTACGTTTCGCAAAACGCCCCGCAAACCTACCGCTACACCGTACTCGATTACGTTTTGCTCGGCCGCGCCGCCCGCCTGCCGCTGTATGCCAAGCCAGCCGAAGCCGATTACGCCGTCGCCGAAGCCGCGCTCGAAAAGCTCGGCATCACGCATTTGGCACAGAAAATCTATATGGAAACCAGCGGCGGCGAAAAACAGCTCGCCAACATCGCCCGCGCCCTTGCCCAAGAGCCGCGCGTAATTCTGTTTGAAGAACCCACCTCCGCCCTCGACTACGGCAACGCCGCCGCCATCCTCAGCCTGATGGCCGACTTGGCCGAAGCGGGCTACACCGTTGTCAACACCACCCACAACCCCGAACACCCGCTGCTCTTGCACGGTCGCCACCCGCAAAGCCAAACCGCCCTGCTGTTGGCCGACGGCACCGTGCAAAGCGGCAACACCGCCGACATCCTGACCCAAGACGCGCTGCAGGAACTCTACCAAACCGACCTGCGCCTGCTCGACATCCCCGGCTGGAGCCGCCGCGTCTGCGCCCTTGCCCCGCTGCCGCCGAAAACAGGACAATAA
- a CDS encoding bifunctional 2-polyprenyl-6-hydroxyphenol methylase/3-demethylubiquinol 3-O-methyltransferase UbiG produces MPQTERQAFWNQRYQTDDYAYGTSPNVFFKEQLDKLPAGSILLPADGEGRNGVYAAERGWQVSAFDLSREGKRKAEALAAQRGVSLRYLVGTLDDTGFQAASFDALALIFAHFPAEQKSALHRRLLNLVKPGGTVILELFAKTHFALARQNPALGAPPSPDMMSSADEIRRDFSGCDILLLEETQTELHEGRYHNGLSSVVRFVGRKMC; encoded by the coding sequence ATGCCCCAAACCGAACGCCAAGCCTTTTGGAACCAACGTTATCAAACCGACGATTATGCCTACGGCACCAGCCCCAACGTCTTTTTCAAAGAACAGCTCGACAAACTGCCCGCAGGCAGCATCCTGTTGCCCGCCGACGGCGAAGGCCGCAACGGCGTGTACGCCGCCGAACGCGGCTGGCAGGTTAGCGCCTTCGATTTGAGCCGCGAAGGGAAACGCAAAGCCGAAGCCCTGGCTGCCCAACGCGGCGTGTCCCTGCGCTACCTTGTCGGCACGCTGGACGACACCGGTTTTCAGGCTGCCTCCTTTGACGCGCTGGCACTGATATTCGCCCACTTTCCCGCAGAGCAAAAATCCGCACTGCACCGCCGCCTGCTGAACCTCGTCAAACCCGGCGGCACGGTTATCCTCGAACTGTTCGCCAAAACCCATTTTGCCTTGGCAAGGCAGAATCCCGCGCTTGGCGCCCCCCCAAGTCCCGACATGATGTCTTCTGCCGATGAAATCCGCCGCGACTTTTCAGGCTGCGATATCCTGCTGCTGGAAGAAACCCAAACCGAACTGCACGAAGGCCGTTACCACAACGGTCTCAGCAGCGTCGTCCGCTTTGTCGGCCGCAAAATGTGCTAA